Genomic window (Bacillota bacterium LX-D):
AACGTCTACTAGTAATTTTGGATCAAACCCTGGCTTGACTTCTACAGCGACCTGGCCTACCCTTACTAACAAAGAAGTTTGAAAGCCTGCATCGCTAGGATCCAATGGCAGCCACGATAATGTAGTCTCAGTGGATGTCTGTTTCTCTTTTCTAAGCCAGTACCTTAATTGATGGAGCTTTACGTTGTTAGCTGAACACCATGCTGATGCACTCTGGCCGCTCTCTTTAAATTCCTTTACCCTGGCTGCCCAAAAGTCTCGTAGTTCTTCTTTAGTCATGAAAATCCTCCTTTATCGACTCTATTTTGCTAAGAGTATCTCATAAAGAAGGATGGTGGGCTAGGTGGGGGCTATTTGACGCTTACGTAATATTTCTCCTATAATTTACCAAATACTGCTCTAATTTGTGTGAAAAAAGTTGGGCTGAAAAGGCAGGGTCAAGGAGAAAAGGAAAAAGGGATAAGTGGCGTAAATCTTGCTTTTTCAAGGCTTTGCCCTTATCCCTTTCTTATTCTGTATGGACTTGATCCTTAATCCTTTTCCCTTATCCCTCCCTCAACGGAACCCCTTTTTTCGCATGGATGGGAGGAATAAATGAGAAATACATAGTTTGGAAAAAAGTGGTAAGGATTAAGGAATAAGAGTAGATGATACTGGAGATACAACAATTATATCCTTAAAGAAATAATTTTTTAAGTTTAAGATATAAAACTAAAACCCAAT
Coding sequences:
- a CDS encoding IS66 family insertion sequence element accessory protein TnpB; this translates as MTKEELRDFWAARVKEFKESGQSASAWCSANNVKLHQLRYWLRKEKQTSTETTLSWLPLDPSDAGFQTSLLVRVGQVAVEVKPGFDPKLLVDV